A region of Longimicrobium sp. DNA encodes the following proteins:
- a CDS encoding DoxX family protein, with the protein MANTQTLAATPARSHARGGLLAALVRTEDDWTQTLLRVVLGVVMFPHGAQKLLGWFGGFGFEGTMGYLTGSVGLPWIVGLLVIVAEFFGSLALVFGFLGRAGALGVIAVMVGAVLTTHLPNGFFMNWSGQQAGEGFEYHLLALAISLAVIIRGSGAASVDRALTARLRS; encoded by the coding sequence GCCGGCCCGGTCCCATGCCCGCGGCGGCCTGCTGGCGGCGCTGGTGCGCACGGAGGACGACTGGACGCAGACGCTGCTGCGGGTGGTGCTCGGGGTGGTGATGTTCCCGCACGGCGCGCAGAAGCTGCTGGGCTGGTTCGGCGGCTTCGGCTTCGAGGGGACGATGGGCTACCTCACGGGCTCGGTGGGGCTCCCCTGGATCGTCGGCCTGCTGGTGATCGTGGCCGAGTTCTTCGGCTCGCTGGCGCTCGTCTTCGGCTTCCTGGGGCGCGCCGGCGCGCTCGGGGTGATCGCCGTGATGGTCGGTGCCGTGCTCACCACCCACCTGCCGAACGGCTTCTTCATGAACTGGAGCGGGCAGCAGGCGGGCGAGGGCTTCGAGTACCACCTGCTGGCGCTGGCGATTTCGCTGGCGGTGATCATCCGCGGCAGCGGCGCCGCGTCGGTGGACCGCGCGCTCACCGCCCGCCTGCGGAGCTGA